The following proteins come from a genomic window of Gossypium raimondii isolate GPD5lz chromosome 5, ASM2569854v1, whole genome shotgun sequence:
- the LOC105768104 gene encoding uncharacterized protein LOC105768104, with translation MNMAGSCTSCYVTSGWGFCSQDSLACHQAKHWKLGIYSINTDAKVPSFLILATQFPIYFENSTYLQESLCVNVMEKLHNSKILWNEFSLSNSGRHLSIMEASGKEIIITY, from the exons ATGAATATGGCTGGTTCTTGCACTTCATGCTATGTTACATCAG GTTGGGGTTTCTGTAGTCAAGATTCTCTTGCATGTCACCAGGCCAAACACTGGAAATTGGGAATATATTCCATCAACACAGATGCAAAGGTGCCTTCATTTCTCATACTGGCCACCCAATTTCCAATCTACTTCGAAAATTCAACTTATCTACAAGAAAG CTTGTGTGTGAATGTGATGGAGAAATTACATAATTCCAAAATCCTTTGGAATGAATTCAGTCTATCTAACAGTGGGAGACATCTTAGCATCATGGAAGCCTCAGggaaagaaataataattacgtATTGA